From the Verrucomicrobiia bacterium genome, one window contains:
- a CDS encoding ShlB/FhaC/HecB family hemolysin secretion/activation protein, with protein MKLQKILKVWSGLALLLLLSALFCPVGMQAQGLGEERLPQRSPKVPKKPPTPAPSVQSPTPQTNPEDDNVLIPRLTGIVIVKSRDEIKEEGVSGVTGIKVVNIPLLSGPDFQKLGYWYLNQSVSINDIRSLENDIILYCRAKNRPLVDIILPPQNLSTGVIQLWFLEGKVGKITVNNPGHKWFSDQFITRQIRLRPGDVVDMQKLTDDLDWVNRNPFRQVNTVFKAGDDLGKSDIDLQVEDRIPLRAYFGYENTGTEFTGQDRLLAGFNWGNVFGLDQQLNYQYTTDVDFRDISAHSASYLIPLPWRHNLAIMGAYADATAEFPNTSALSKGNSYQASLRYSIPQRVGKNYIQEITGGFDFKSTDNNLEFGGQTALSTTRIQVDQFELGYSGLLLDRAGQTSLGLEGYYSPGGLTSQNNDATFDQLRPDSKAHYLYGRLTAERLTRLPADFSWVLHFFGQYSSQRLTPSEEIGIGGFGTVRGYFERFVNADNGWIVNNELRTPTFPVLKRFGWFPYDDRLQFLVFFDYGTVQIEDFNITDAGAGLMKNTSLASYGAGLRYDLRQNLSVRFDYGIELMNKEQGRDSGGHIGVLLSF; from the coding sequence ATGAAATTGCAAAAAATCCTGAAAGTGTGGTCGGGGCTGGCGCTTCTCTTGCTATTGAGCGCCTTGTTCTGCCCGGTGGGCATGCAAGCACAGGGATTGGGAGAAGAGCGATTGCCCCAGCGCTCTCCCAAGGTCCCCAAAAAGCCGCCCACCCCCGCCCCTTCGGTCCAGAGCCCCACCCCGCAAACCAATCCGGAAGATGACAACGTCCTCATCCCGCGCTTGACGGGAATCGTCATCGTTAAGTCACGCGACGAAATCAAGGAGGAGGGCGTCTCGGGCGTGACCGGCATCAAGGTCGTCAATATCCCCTTATTAAGCGGACCGGATTTTCAGAAGCTCGGGTATTGGTATCTCAACCAGAGCGTCTCGATCAACGATATCCGCAGCCTCGAAAACGACATTATCCTTTATTGCCGCGCCAAAAACAGGCCATTGGTGGACATCATCCTCCCGCCGCAAAACCTCAGCACCGGCGTCATTCAGCTTTGGTTCCTCGAAGGCAAGGTCGGCAAAATCACCGTCAATAATCCCGGGCACAAATGGTTTTCCGACCAGTTTATCACCCGCCAAATCCGTTTGCGCCCAGGCGACGTCGTCGATATGCAGAAGCTCACCGACGATTTGGATTGGGTAAACCGCAACCCCTTCCGCCAGGTCAACACCGTCTTCAAAGCCGGCGACGACCTGGGCAAGTCCGATATTGACCTGCAGGTCGAAGACCGGATTCCGCTGCGCGCCTACTTCGGCTACGAAAACACCGGCACCGAGTTCACCGGACAGGACCGCTTGCTGGCAGGGTTCAATTGGGGCAACGTCTTCGGCTTGGACCAGCAGTTGAATTACCAATACACCACCGATGTGGACTTCCGGGACATCAGCGCCCACTCCGCCAGTTACCTCATCCCGCTGCCCTGGCGCCACAACCTCGCCATCATGGGCGCCTATGCCGATGCAACCGCTGAGTTTCCCAATACCTCGGCGCTTTCCAAGGGCAACAGCTACCAGGCCAGCTTGCGCTATTCGATCCCGCAACGCGTGGGCAAAAATTATATCCAGGAAATCACTGGCGGCTTTGATTTCAAGAGCACCGATAACAATCTCGAATTCGGCGGCCAAACCGCCCTCAGCACCACCCGCATCCAGGTCGATCAATTCGAGTTGGGCTACAGCGGCTTGCTGCTCGACCGCGCCGGCCAGACCTCCCTCGGCCTCGAGGGCTATTACAGCCCGGGCGGCTTAACCAGCCAGAATAACGACGCGACCTTCGACCAGTTGCGCCCCGATTCCAAGGCCCATTACCTGTATGGCCGTCTGACCGCAGAGCGCCTCACCCGCTTGCCCGCTGATTTTAGCTGGGTCCTCCACTTCTTCGGCCAGTATTCCAGCCAGCGGCTCACCCCGAGTGAAGAAATCGGCATCGGCGGCTTCGGCACCGTGCGCGGCTATTTCGAACGCTTCGTCAACGCCGACAACGGCTGGATCGTCAATAATGAACTCCGCACGCCCACCTTTCCCGTGCTGAAGCGATTCGGGTGGTTTCCCTACGATGACCGCTTGCAATTCCTGGTTTTCTTCGATTACGGCACCGTGCAGATCGAAGACTTCAATATCACCGACGCCGGGGCTGGGCTGATGAAAAACACCAGCCTGGCCTCCTATGGCGCCGGCCTGCGCTATGACCTGCGCCAGAACCTCTCCGTTCGCTTCGACTACGGCATCGAACTCATGAACAAGGAGCAAGGCAGAGACTCCGGCGGCCACATCGGCGTCCTGCTAAGCTTTTGA
- a CDS encoding response regulator codes for MRIKGYAVVCAMDGEEAVKMAEAEAPALILMDMSLPVMDGWEATKRIKATKPSVPIIALTAHAMEGDERRAREAGCDDYDTKPIELERLLVKIEKLLAPATSA; via the coding sequence ATCAGGATCAAGGGCTATGCGGTGGTCTGCGCCATGGACGGAGAGGAGGCGGTCAAAATGGCCGAAGCGGAGGCGCCGGCGCTCATTCTGATGGACATGAGCCTGCCGGTCATGGACGGCTGGGAGGCTACCAAACGAATCAAGGCCACTAAACCATCGGTGCCGATCATCGCGCTGACCGCCCACGCCATGGAAGGCGACGAGCGCAGGGCGCGGGAAGCCGGGTGCGATGATTACGACACGAAACCGATAGAGCTTGAACGGCTGCTGGTCAAAATCGAGAAGTTGCTGGCGCCCGCCACCTCTGCATGA
- a CDS encoding integrase, translating into MSNSTRKQVLEKLRRRYKTAGAQHKTKRIDQAVQLLDYHRKAAIRALGQAVRRSVKGPVVLTGRPMKYEPNLLLPWLRPIWQASDYACGRRLVAMLPEWVPAYEQHEKRMPGEVREKLLLASARTLDRLLEPLRGQGKGRSLTRPGTLLRQQIPIRGSLWEEGKAGWLEVDTVALCGGSVAGEFVWMVDGVDYATTWVEVRAMWGRGQAGTLTALQDIEASLPFSLLGLDSDNGGEFLNHHVLHWLQKRPRPVFMTRSRPYKKDDNAHVEQKNWTHVRQCFGYERHDNPELVEPINGLVKGAYGQLLNYFHASLKLESKERVAGKLRRIYGEAQTPLARVLASAEVTAAAKARLVKHKASLNPFALKQTVTQSLKAISALRRGPR; encoded by the coding sequence ATGAGTAACTCGACACGAAAGCAGGTTTTGGAGAAGTTGCGGCGGCGTTACAAAACGGCCGGTGCGCAGCACAAGACCAAGCGTATTGACCAGGCGGTGCAGTTGCTGGACTACCATCGCAAGGCAGCGATTCGGGCCTTGGGTCAAGCAGTGAGGAGGTCCGTGAAGGGACCTGTGGTGCTGACGGGGCGTCCGATGAAGTATGAGCCCAACTTGTTGTTGCCGTGGTTACGGCCCATCTGGCAAGCCAGCGATTACGCCTGTGGGCGGCGGCTGGTGGCGATGTTGCCGGAATGGGTTCCGGCCTACGAGCAGCATGAGAAGCGCATGCCTGGGGAGGTGCGAGAGAAGTTGCTGTTGGCCAGCGCACGGACGCTGGACCGGTTGCTCGAACCCTTGCGGGGCCAAGGGAAGGGCCGCTCGCTAACGCGCCCGGGGACATTGTTGCGGCAGCAGATCCCCATTCGCGGGAGCCTGTGGGAAGAAGGCAAAGCAGGCTGGTTGGAGGTCGATACCGTGGCGCTGTGCGGCGGTAGTGTGGCCGGGGAATTTGTGTGGATGGTCGATGGCGTGGACTACGCGACAACCTGGGTGGAAGTGCGGGCCATGTGGGGACGGGGCCAGGCCGGCACCTTGACGGCCCTGCAGGATATCGAGGCCAGTCTGCCCTTTAGCTTGTTGGGCCTGGACAGTGATAACGGGGGAGAGTTCCTCAATCATCACGTGCTGCACTGGCTGCAGAAGCGCCCGCGGCCGGTGTTCATGACGCGGAGCCGGCCTTACAAAAAGGATGACAACGCGCACGTCGAGCAGAAGAACTGGACGCACGTGCGACAGTGTTTCGGGTATGAGCGGCACGATAATCCCGAGTTAGTTGAGCCGATCAATGGGTTGGTTAAAGGGGCCTACGGGCAGTTGCTTAACTACTTCCATGCCAGCCTCAAGTTAGAAAGCAAGGAGCGCGTCGCGGGCAAGTTACGCCGCATTTACGGCGAGGCCCAAACGCCGCTGGCGCGGGTGTTGGCCAGCGCCGAGGTGACTGCGGCCGCCAAAGCACGCTTGGTGAAACATAAGGCAAGCTTAAATCCATTTGCTTTGAAGCAAACGGTGACACAAAGCCTGAAGGCCATCTCTGCCCTGCGTCGAGGGCCTCGTTGA
- the ureC gene encoding urease subunit alpha codes for MAHQIDRRHYAEMFGPTTGDRVKLGDTSLVLEVERDFTVYGDECKFGGGKVLREGMGQAAGVAQADALDCVITNALVVDYTGIYKADIGLKDGLISGIGKAGNPDVMAGVTMGMVVGVTTEVIAGEGLIVTAGGIDAHIHFICPQQVFEAISAGLTTMIGGGTGPATGTSATTCTPGANHLRMMLQATDALPLNFGFTGKGNTALPAGLPEQILGGAIGLKLHEDWGTTPAAIDCCLRVADEQDVQVTIHTDTLNESGFVDATIAAIKGRTIHTYHSEGAGGGHAPDIIRICGEPNVLPSSTNPTRPFTVNTLDEHLDMLMVCHHLDPKLPEDVAFAESRIRGETIAAEDILHDLGAISMMSSDSQAMGRIGEVITRTWQTANKMRQQRGRLEGETGSNDNLRIKRYVSKYTINPAISHGIGHLVGSVETGKLADLVLWKPGFFGAKPEMVIKGGIIAWSQMGDPNASIPTPQPVFMRPMFGAFGSAASPISVSFVSRLCEEKGVPATYGLTKRVEAVRDCRNIGKKAMKWNDATPRITVDPETYEVKADGELLACEPASVLPLAQRYFLF; via the coding sequence ATGGCACATCAGATTGATCGGCGGCATTACGCAGAAATGTTCGGGCCAACCACCGGCGACCGGGTCAAGTTGGGGGACACTTCGCTGGTGTTGGAGGTTGAACGGGATTTCACGGTTTATGGGGACGAGTGCAAGTTCGGCGGGGGCAAGGTGCTGCGAGAAGGCATGGGCCAGGCCGCAGGGGTCGCCCAGGCCGATGCGCTGGATTGCGTGATAACCAATGCGCTTGTCGTGGACTACACGGGCATTTACAAAGCCGATATCGGCCTCAAAGACGGCCTCATCTCGGGCATAGGCAAAGCGGGCAATCCGGACGTGATGGCCGGCGTGACCATGGGCATGGTCGTCGGTGTCACAACAGAAGTCATCGCAGGCGAAGGGCTCATCGTCACTGCCGGGGGTATTGACGCGCACATTCATTTTATCTGCCCGCAACAAGTGTTCGAAGCTATCTCCGCCGGTCTGACCACGATGATCGGTGGGGGGACAGGCCCGGCGACCGGCACCTCCGCCACGACGTGCACGCCAGGCGCAAATCATCTGCGGATGATGTTGCAAGCCACCGACGCTTTGCCTCTGAACTTTGGGTTTACGGGCAAGGGGAACACGGCTTTGCCGGCGGGATTGCCTGAGCAGATTCTTGGCGGGGCCATCGGCCTGAAGTTGCACGAGGATTGGGGCACAACCCCCGCGGCCATTGACTGCTGCCTGCGCGTGGCTGACGAGCAGGACGTGCAGGTGACCATCCACACAGACACGCTCAATGAGTCCGGGTTTGTCGATGCAACCATAGCTGCTATCAAAGGCCGCACGATTCACACCTACCATTCGGAAGGCGCCGGCGGCGGCCATGCCCCGGATATTATTCGCATCTGCGGCGAACCCAACGTTCTGCCCAGTTCCACGAACCCTACCCGCCCTTTTACAGTCAACACGCTAGATGAACACCTCGATATGCTGATGGTCTGTCACCATCTCGACCCAAAGCTCCCGGAAGATGTCGCCTTTGCCGAAAGCCGGATACGGGGCGAGACCATCGCGGCGGAGGATATTCTCCATGACCTCGGGGCAATCAGCATGATGAGTTCGGACTCGCAGGCCATGGGCCGCATCGGCGAGGTCATTACGCGGACATGGCAGACGGCCAATAAGATGCGCCAACAACGTGGCCGTCTCGAAGGCGAAACAGGGTCCAACGACAACCTTCGAATCAAGCGCTACGTGTCCAAGTACACCATTAACCCCGCCATTTCGCATGGCATTGGCCATCTGGTTGGGTCTGTCGAGACCGGCAAACTTGCCGACCTCGTTCTTTGGAAACCCGGCTTCTTTGGCGCAAAACCCGAGATGGTCATTAAAGGTGGGATAATCGCCTGGTCTCAGATGGGCGACCCGAACGCCTCGATTCCGACGCCCCAACCTGTCTTCATGCGTCCGATGTTCGGCGCTTTCGGCTCGGCCGCATCTCCCATCTCAGTGAGTTTTGTCAGCCGGCTTTGCGAGGAGAAGGGCGTCCCCGCAACCTACGGCCTGACCAAACGCGTCGAGGCCGTTCGCGATTGCCGGAACATCGGCAAAAAAGCAATGAAATGGAATGACGCAACGCCTCGCATTACTGTCGATCCTGAAACCTACGAGGTTAAAGCGGATGGTGAGTTGTTGGCTTGCGAGCCGGCAAGCGTTCTGCCGTTGGCTCAGCGCTATTTTCTCTTTTAG
- a CDS encoding NAD-dependent epimerase/dehydratase family protein → MKPKPGTSKARSGSNAAGHVLVTGGAGFIGSHLVERLLAEGESVVVIDDLSTGSLENLSRASSHPRFAFVQSRISTCPDLSRLVGQAQAVYHLAAAVGVELVVNTPIRVLETNLHETEVLLEAAAPQRVPVLLTSTSEVYGKSQKAAFGEEDDLLIGPPHQARWSYACSKLMDEFLGLAYAKERALPVVIARLFNTVGPRQTGRYGMVLPRFISAAKSGQPLKVFGDGQQTRCFCYVIDTVEALVRLQNCPAARSQVFNVGGSEEVSIKQLAELVIEILHSKAKIEMVPYREAYAPGFDDMLRRKPIVDKLAAITGFRPATPLRRIIELTADATAARSC, encoded by the coding sequence TTGAAGCCAAAACCCGGCACATCCAAAGCGCGGTCAGGGTCGAACGCTGCAGGGCATGTTCTTGTTACTGGCGGGGCCGGTTTCATCGGCTCGCATTTGGTGGAACGCTTGCTGGCGGAGGGCGAAAGCGTGGTCGTGATTGATGATCTTTCGACCGGCAGCCTCGAGAACCTCTCCCGCGCCTCCAGCCACCCTCGATTCGCTTTTGTTCAATCGCGCATTTCGACCTGTCCGGACCTTTCCCGGCTGGTGGGGCAGGCACAGGCCGTCTATCACCTGGCAGCCGCTGTGGGCGTGGAATTGGTTGTGAACACCCCGATCCGTGTCCTTGAAACCAATCTGCACGAAACGGAAGTTCTGCTTGAAGCAGCCGCCCCGCAGAGGGTTCCCGTGCTGTTGACTTCGACCTCGGAAGTGTACGGCAAGAGCCAAAAGGCCGCTTTCGGCGAAGAGGACGATTTGCTCATCGGCCCACCCCACCAGGCCCGCTGGAGTTATGCCTGCTCGAAGCTGATGGATGAATTCCTCGGGCTGGCTTATGCCAAAGAACGCGCGCTACCGGTTGTCATCGCCCGGCTGTTCAATACGGTCGGCCCTCGACAGACGGGCCGCTACGGCATGGTTTTGCCGCGCTTTATCTCCGCAGCCAAATCCGGCCAGCCGCTCAAGGTGTTTGGTGACGGCCAGCAGACCCGCTGTTTTTGTTACGTCATCGACACGGTCGAAGCGCTGGTGCGCCTGCAGAACTGCCCGGCAGCGCGGAGCCAGGTCTTTAACGTGGGCGGTTCAGAGGAGGTTTCCATCAAGCAGCTCGCGGAGCTGGTAATTGAAATCCTTCACTCAAAAGCCAAGATAGAAATGGTCCCTTATCGCGAAGCTTACGCCCCCGGCTTTGATGACATGCTCCGGCGCAAACCAATTGTCGATAAACTCGCCGCCATAACCGGGTTCCGTCCCGCCACGCCGTTGCGAAGGATCATTGAATTGACGGCAGACGCAACTGCGGCCCGCAGTTGCTGA
- a CDS encoding urease accessory UreF family protein, producing the protein MADSAFPTGGFAHSGGLEAAWQQGELANPGELASFIRASLCQLGRASLPFVTAAHANPGNWLELDRLCDTFNTNHVANRASRLQGQALLASAERIFATHQLEQLRQSARQTGAFYHFAPVFGVTTNALGIDFMPAARLFFFIHLRGLVTGAIRLGIIGPLEGQALLHSFAAQAEEVLLRCRNLTREQIAQPSPLLELFQANQDRLYSRLFQS; encoded by the coding sequence TTGGCTGATTCAGCCTTTCCGACGGGCGGCTTCGCCCATTCTGGCGGGTTGGAGGCCGCCTGGCAGCAGGGCGAGTTGGCCAATCCTGGGGAACTGGCCTCGTTCATTCGAGCGAGTCTATGCCAACTCGGGCGCGCTTCACTGCCGTTTGTGACCGCAGCCCACGCTAATCCCGGGAATTGGCTTGAACTGGATCGGCTGTGCGACACTTTTAACACCAATCATGTCGCCAATCGCGCTAGCCGCCTCCAAGGCCAGGCCCTCCTTGCATCGGCCGAGCGCATCTTTGCCACACACCAACTGGAACAGCTTCGCCAAAGCGCCCGGCAAACCGGAGCCTTTTATCATTTCGCTCCCGTGTTCGGCGTGACAACTAACGCGCTTGGAATCGACTTTATGCCGGCAGCGCGGTTGTTCTTCTTTATCCATTTGCGCGGGCTTGTGACTGGGGCGATCCGCCTTGGAATCATTGGCCCTCTCGAAGGACAGGCTTTGTTGCACAGTTTCGCCGCACAGGCCGAGGAGGTCCTGCTCCGTTGTCGAAACCTGACTCGCGAACAAATCGCTCAACCCTCGCCATTGCTGGAATTATTCCAGGCTAATCAAGACCGCCTTTATTCGAGATTATTCCAAAGCTGA
- the ureG gene encoding urease accessory protein UreG: MNLEHHQHGPEGHTHEHLEYPGYFDQRPKPLARDFSRRAFTVGVGGPVGSGKTALMLALCLKLRHQLRMAAVTNDIFTKEDGEFLVRHQALEPDRIRAVETGGCPHAAIREDTSANLLALEDLHQRFNTQLLLIESGGDNLAAHFSRELADFTIYVIDVAGGDKIPRKGGPGITQSDLLVINKTDLAVAVGADLEIMRRDAHAMRGDGPIIFAQVKHGMGVDEIAEQVLHCWEHAASVPHSH, encoded by the coding sequence ATGAACTTGGAACATCACCAACACGGGCCCGAGGGCCATACTCACGAACACCTCGAATACCCAGGCTACTTCGACCAGCGCCCTAAGCCACTTGCCCGCGATTTCAGCCGCCGCGCCTTTACCGTCGGCGTGGGCGGCCCGGTCGGCAGCGGCAAAACCGCCCTCATGCTGGCATTGTGTCTGAAACTGCGCCATCAACTTCGGATGGCGGCTGTCACAAATGACATCTTCACTAAAGAGGATGGCGAGTTCCTCGTGCGCCACCAGGCCCTCGAACCCGACCGCATCCGGGCGGTCGAGACAGGCGGTTGTCCCCATGCGGCTATCCGTGAGGATACCTCTGCCAATTTGCTCGCCTTGGAAGACCTTCACCAACGTTTCAACACCCAGCTCCTGCTGATCGAATCCGGAGGTGACAACCTCGCCGCGCATTTCAGCCGCGAATTAGCTGATTTCACCATCTACGTCATCGATGTGGCTGGCGGCGACAAAATACCCCGCAAAGGCGGCCCCGGCATTACTCAATCCGACCTTCTGGTGATTAACAAAACCGATCTCGCTGTGGCCGTCGGCGCCGACCTGGAAATCATGCGCCGCGACGCCCATGCCATGCGCGGCGATGGACCGATTATCTTTGCACAGGTCAAACATGGGATGGGTGTGGACGAGATAGCCGAGCAGGTCCTGCACTGCTGGGAACACGCCGCCTCAGTGCCGCACAGCCATTGA
- the ureA gene encoding urease subunit gamma, whose protein sequence is MHLSPREIDKLLLHNAGFLAQKRLARGLRLNYPEAVALIASQLLEFIREGKRVAELMDLGRRLLGRNQVMAGVPALISEVQVEGTFPDGTKLVTVHHPIASENGNLELALHGSFLPIPPPSVFESVPAEGELEPGAYEVAPGKLDLNAGRPTVTLTVTNLGDRPVQVGSHYHFIETNASLRFDRLKAYGKRLDIPAGAAVRFEPGETKTVRLVEISGRRIIHGGNNLAEGSVSAENQKAALGRVTERGFAHQEE, encoded by the coding sequence ATGCACCTCTCCCCTCGCGAAATTGACAAGCTCCTGCTCCATAACGCCGGCTTTCTGGCCCAAAAACGCCTCGCCCGCGGTCTGCGCCTGAACTATCCGGAGGCCGTCGCCCTCATCGCCTCTCAACTTCTCGAATTCATTCGCGAAGGAAAGCGAGTGGCGGAACTCATGGATTTAGGAAGACGACTTCTGGGGCGCAACCAGGTAATGGCCGGCGTGCCAGCACTCATCAGCGAGGTGCAGGTCGAGGGGACGTTTCCGGACGGGACAAAGCTTGTCACCGTTCATCATCCTATTGCTTCGGAGAATGGGAACCTCGAACTGGCATTGCACGGGAGTTTCCTGCCGATTCCGCCTCCCTCGGTCTTCGAATCCGTTCCGGCGGAGGGCGAACTCGAACCGGGCGCGTATGAAGTAGCTCCGGGCAAGCTGGACCTGAACGCTGGCCGCCCAACAGTGACCCTGACAGTGACCAATCTCGGAGACCGGCCCGTGCAGGTGGGCAGCCATTATCATTTTATCGAAACGAATGCTTCCCTGCGGTTCGACCGGCTGAAGGCTTATGGCAAACGCCTCGATATACCCGCCGGGGCAGCCGTCCGGTTCGAGCCCGGTGAGACCAAAACGGTCCGCTTGGTGGAGATTTCCGGGAGGCGGATTATTCATGGAGGCAATAACCTGGCTGAGGGTTCAGTATCGGCAGAGAACCAAAAGGCCGCATTGGGCCGGGTAACGGAACGCGGCTTTGCCCACCAGGAGGAATAG
- a CDS encoding response regulator, whose amino-acid sequence MRHELRTPINHILGYCELLLEEAQLSEQALEDLRRIHAGGRELQILIARYFDEEQFLQHRDLHQLYHELRTPVNHIIGYTDLLIEQTEDAAIQAAVADLKKIRDAASDWLSLMEAYLIEPVLAAAPDTLQPAGSRGQPLSLNLGFSFKVPEPKTGRPLFKDEGAILVVDDDESSREMLARRLRRSGYTVSAIGNGVQALALARRQQFDLILLDMVMPGLDGFQVLAKFKSDLALRDIPILMLSALDDENGVARSIEMGAEDYLAKPFSPVFLRARIGACLEKRRLRDKEKATHQGLKDTFRPFRPVPRENPR is encoded by the coding sequence ATGCGGCACGAGCTGCGCACGCCTATCAATCATATTCTGGGCTATTGCGAATTGCTGCTCGAAGAGGCGCAGCTCTCGGAACAGGCTTTGGAGGATTTGCGCAGAATTCACGCCGGAGGACGCGAGCTGCAAATACTAATTGCGAGGTACTTTGACGAGGAACAGTTTCTCCAGCACCGGGACTTGCACCAGCTCTACCATGAACTGCGCACACCGGTGAACCACATCATCGGCTACACGGACTTGCTCATCGAACAAACCGAGGACGCGGCCATCCAGGCGGCTGTTGCCGACCTCAAGAAAATACGAGATGCCGCCAGCGACTGGTTGTCCTTGATGGAGGCCTATTTAATCGAGCCGGTCCTGGCGGCGGCGCCTGACACCCTCCAGCCTGCCGGCTCGCGCGGTCAACCTCTGTCTTTGAATCTTGGCTTCAGTTTTAAAGTGCCGGAACCCAAAACTGGCCGGCCTTTGTTTAAGGACGAAGGGGCGATTCTGGTGGTGGATGACGATGAAAGCAGCCGCGAGATGCTGGCCCGGCGGTTGCGGCGCAGCGGCTACACCGTTTCGGCCATAGGCAACGGCGTGCAGGCCCTGGCGCTTGCCCGCAGGCAACAGTTCGATCTCATTTTGCTGGATATGGTCATGCCGGGCCTGGATGGGTTTCAAGTGCTTGCAAAATTCAAGTCCGACCTGGCACTGCGCGACATCCCCATCCTGATGCTTTCTGCGCTGGATGACGAAAATGGCGTCGCCCGCTCTATAGAAATGGGCGCCGAAGATTACCTGGCTAAGCCTTTCAGTCCCGTATTCCTGCGCGCCCGGATTGGCGCCTGCCTGGAAAAGAGGCGGCTCAGGGACAAGGAAAAGGCAACGCACCAGGGCCTGAAGGACACTTTCAGACCTTTTCGACCAGTGCCTCGCGAAAACCCGAGGTAG